One genomic segment of Sorex araneus isolate mSorAra2 chromosome X, mSorAra2.pri, whole genome shotgun sequence includes these proteins:
- the ANGPTL1 gene encoding angiopoietin-related protein 1 has product MKAGLWALGVLFFLLLGAGHGRGGQFKVKKTQHRYPRALEGKEEGKKCSYTFLVPEQKITGPICVNTKGQDAGALKEMITRMDLENLKDVLSRQKREIDVLQLVVDVDGGIVNEVKLLRKESRNMNARVTQLYMQLLHEIIRKRDNSLELSQLENRILNATTEMLRMATRYRELEAKYAALTDLVNNQSLTISLLEEQCLRVFSRRAPHAAPPLVQVVPQHSPNGHQYTPSLLGSNEIQRDPGDPRDLAPPPDVAPAPTKSPFKIPPVTFIDEGPFKDCQHAKDAGHSVSGIYMIKPENSNGPTQLWCENGLDPGGWTVIQKRMDGSVNFFRNWENYKKGFGNIDGEYWLGLENIYRLSNQDNYKLLIELEDWSDKKVYAEYSSFRLEPESEFYRLRLGTYQGNAGDSLMWHNGKQFTTLDRDKDMYTGNCAHFHKGGWWYNACAHSNLNGVWYRGGHYRSKHQDGIFWAEYRGGSYSLKAVQMMIKPID; this is encoded by the exons ATGAAGGCTGGTCTCTGGGCCCTGGGCGTGCTGTTCTTTCTGCTCCTGGGCGCCGGGCATGGCCGAGGCGGCCAGTTTAAGGTCAAGAAGACCCAGCATCGATACCCCCGGGCCCTCGAGGGCAAGGAGGAAGGCAAGAAGTGCTCCTACACGttcctggtccctgagcagaagATCACGGGGCCCATCTGCGTCAACACCAAGGGGCAGGACGCGGGCGCCCTCAAGGAGATGATCACCCGCATGGACCTGGAGAACCTCAAGGACGTGCTGTCGCGGCAGAAGCGGGAGATCGACGTCCTGCAGCTGGTGGTGGACGTGGACGGCGGCATCGTGAACGAGGTGAAGCTGCTGCGCAAGGAGAGCCGCAACATGAACGCGCGCGTCACGCAGCTCTACATGCAGCTGCTGCACGAGATCATCCGCAAGCGCGACAACTCGCTGGAGCTGTCGCAGCTGGAGAACAGGATCCTCAACGCCACTACCGAGATGCTGAGGATGGCCACCAGGTACCGCGAGCTGGAGGCCAAATACGCGGCCCTCACCGACCTCGTCAACAACCAGTCGCTGACCATCAGCCTGCTGGAGGAGCAGTGCCTGCGCGTGTTCTCCCGGCGGGCCCCCCACGCGGCGCCACCGCTCGTGCAGGTGGTACCCCAGCATAGCCCCAACGGTCACCAGTACACCCCCAGCCTGCTGGGCAGCAACGAGATTCAGAGGGACCCGGGCGACCCCCGAGATCTGGCGCCGCCTCCTGACGTGGCCCCGGCACCCACCAAGAGCCCTTTCAAGATCCCCCCGGTAACGTTCATCGACGAAG GCCCTTTCAAAGACTGTCAGCACGCGAAAGACGCTGGGCATTCAGTCAGCGGGATTTACATGATTAAGCCTGAAAACAGCAACGGGCCCACACAGTTGTGGTGTGAGAACGGTCTGGATCCCGGGGGATGGACTGTCATTCAGAAAAGAATGGATGGTTCTGTCAACTTCTTCAGGAACTGGGAGAATTATAAG AAAGGGTTTGGAAATATTGATGGAGAATATTGGCTGGGCCTGGAAAATATCTACAGGCTCAGCAATCAAGACAATTATAAGCTGCTGATTGAACTGGAAGACTGGAGTGATAAAAAAGTCTATGCAGAATACAGCAGTTTTCGCCTGGAACCAGAAAGTGAATTCTATCGACTTCGCCTGGGAACGTATCAGGGAAATGCAGGGGATTCCCTGATGTGGCATAATGGCAAACAGTTCACCACACTGGACCGAGACAAAGACATGTATACAG ggAACTGTGCCCACTTCCACAAAGGCGGCTGGTGGTACAACGCCTGTGCACACTCGAATCTCAACGGCGTCTGGTACAGGGGGGGCCACTACAGAAGCAAGCACCAGGATGGAATCTTCTGGGCTGAGTACAGAGGCGGCTCCTACTCCCTCAAGGCGGTTCAGATGATGATCAAGCCCATCGACTGA